GTAGGAAGCGATGAAGAGAAGGAGCTTACCCTCACAGCCACCAGTGTGCCCACCCTCACCAACCATCCCCTGGGTAAGGGGGCCTGGGTGTCACTTCCCAGGCAGTCTCTGCGCAGAGTCCGTGTCCCAGTCGGTACTCAGATTCCCGTCCCAGATCCCTTGATGGGCCGCAGTGGGGATGAAGTATTTGACCAGGAGTCGCCAAATTTTCCTGGAAAGGTCCAGATAGCAAATGCTTTAGGTTTTGCAGACACAGTTCTGCCATTGCAGTGCAGAGAACCTGTAGGTAGTATGGAATGCAATGAAcctgactgtgttccaataaagctttagttatggaaagtgacatttgagtttCATATACTTTTCctatgtcacaaaatattattctcttGATTCTTTTGGAACcactgaaatatgaaaaaaaattaactcatggGCTTAAAAAAACAGGCTTGAGGATTTGGCCTGTGGACTGTAGTTTGCtgacacctcttttttttttttttttttttttaatttatgatagtcatacacacagagagagagagaggcagagacacaggcagagggagaagcaggctccatgcaccgggagcccgatgtgggattcgatcctgggtctccaggatagcgccctgggccaaaggcaggcgccaaactgctatgccacccagggatccccctgctgaCACCTCTTAACTATTCTGGGACTCCAGTTGGGAAATGAGACCTTCAGGTAGAAGTCCTAAGGCAGATGTTTTGGGTTCTTGggaaagagtgatttttttttcattaaatatttaatttatttattcacgagagacacacacagagaggcagagacataggcagagggagaggcaggctccctgtagggaacagGATGTCTGACTCTATCTGaggacccccaagatcatgacctaagccaaaggcagacagccattgagccacccaggtgcccggaaagagtgatttttttttttttttttttttttttttttagttaacaaAGCTACCCAAGAATGGAACTAGTGATAATGACTTCTTTGTCACTAGACAGTGTTAGGAAGACTGATAGACTTGATCAGAAACCACTAAACCCTTTGGCAGTGATATTTAGTGACTCTACAGTGTAGCAATAACAAGTATGTACTGAGGATCTCTTCTATACTAGATACTGTGTTAAGCTCTCGCCAAGTACCATTTCATTAAATCCTCACCACAACCCTGTGAAGTGAGTCCttttctcatttcacaaatgCTCAATGTTGACATTAAGTAACCTAGCCTATATTCAGTAGGCTCTTAACCATCCTGTATCCTTCCCCTAAGTACCTCTTGTTCTGTAGAAGTGTATATGCTTCTGGCTCATTCCTtcatgcagtctttttttttttttttttttttttaacagcattattgagatatacacaaaaacccacatttttgtttttttatttttaaaacccacatttttttttaatttcttatttatttacttatgatagtcacagagagagatagagaggcagagacacaggcagagggagaagcacgctccatgcacccggagcccgacgtgggactcgatcccgggtctccaggatcgcgccccgggccaaaggcaggcgctaaaccgctgcgtcacccagggatccctaaaacccacattttttaaaaaagattttattcatttatttgagagagagcacatgtgcatgtgtggagcccaaagcagggctcaatcccaggaccttgagatcatgactccaggtgaaactaagagtcaggtgctcaactaagccccccagcccaccccccacatgttttactgtatatatttttaatgagttATTCATTCTTTCAGTAGTTACTTTCTGAGCACCTAGTGAATTCTGGGCTCTGGGGGTAGAACTAGGGACCCAGGCCCCACCTTCAGGAACTTACCACCTCCATTTTCTTACCAGGATGGCAGACTCTTCTGCCACAGCTTAGTAGGAAAGTTGAGTCCCAGTGTTATGTCCAGTCCAGTAAAAACCTCTCACAGGGGGAATGATGATAGGGAGATTAACAAACCCTTTTTCTGGGCCCAGGGAGCTGAGGAAATGGTTCTGGGCCCCAGATTCCATGGTAGGAAGCAAGAGTCCAACCTGATCCTGGTCCCCTGGACCCCTGATTTGGGGTCCATGAGGCTACGTCCTAGGAATGAAGCAATTGTGCAGGCTGAAATCATCCTGGAGGCTGGATTCATTGAGAAAAGGGaccttgtttgtttctttctagtCTGCGGACCAGCATTCACCAGCCTGAAGGTTGGTGTGGGACACCGTCTGGATGCCCAGGCGTCTGGGGTGCTTGGTAAGTGATGTAGTGAGCCTAGGGTGCAGAGATACAGGCTTGGGGGAAGACTGGGGAGCAACAATGAACCCAGGCCACTTCCAGCCTGACAGCCGTTTCCCACCGCTGTCCTCCTTCCCTGATTCCTGCCCCAAGTCTGATCAGCTGGTGGAATGGGGGGAATGTCCTAATTGCCCACTTTGTGCATATGTTTTCATTAGATAGTTTAtgattttatgaagaaaagaaggCTCCAGGAGCTTAGGTGACTTGTTCTGTGTTATGTGGCTGGTGAATGACCCTGGTCCAGGGAGCAAAAACTTTCACTTGTGGGGGGTAGCCAAGAGCATGACTCTGGCCTCACCGGCCAGGATCTGAATGTCTTTGGAGCTGGACACACAAAGCCCTGAGTCATGAACCAtctgtgtccccagggcaggcGGTGGCCACATCCTCCATGCGCGGTAGTCACAATCCCCTTGTCTCATTTCCTGGGCACAGGCAGGCAGACATGATCTCATGCTCCCgctccctgtcctccctctccAGGAGTGAATGGAGGGTCATTCTCTGCTTTatccagagggagaaacaggcagggaATGGCCACAGTGCCCCTTTATCGGGCCCTTCCTTTGTTCTGACTTCTTTCTGTGCATTGCCTCAATCTTCACAACAGCCACAGGGATCAGAAGTATTttgtatccccattttactgatggggGAAGCTTGAGGCCCAAGGAGGCTAATGGACAAGCTTAGAGCCACCCCAGATTTGAGTGTAGGTCTATGTGACTGGGCCAGTGGTCTCTTTCTTTTGAGTGCATCAGAACCCCCTGGGGCTCTCACAAAGTATCCgaggcccctcccctccatgaGTCAGAGTCAGTACAAACGGGTGGGCCCAGAAACTTGCATTTTTAGTAACATCAGAGGTGGAAGTATTCTGGTGGTGGTTGTAGGACTTGGAGATCCCAGGGAAATGGGGAGGGGGAACTAGGTGTGAGATCAGCCTGGGTGTCTTCCAGTACTCGGCGTGGGACATGGACGCAGGCTCCTCACCAGCATGTACAATGCTCACCTCACCAAGGTATGGGGGCGCTGGGGACAGCTCATTTAGCCCTTGGTCCTTTCCCTGGGGGTCACCGGTGAGAGTCAAGCTGAGAGGACTCCGTGGGGGAACACCTAGGCCATTAGCCAGTGTTGTTTCATGGCCATGTGCTGGGGGAGACTGTGTGAATAGCATGGTAATAACTTCCAGCTTTCTTTACTGCATACCAGCCACTGTGCACTGAGCATTGCACGTGGACTCCTTGTGGATGCCTCACAACCCACCTTCCAGATGAGaccactgaggcacagagaagggatATCATTTGCTCAGAGTTGTGCAGCCTGTAAGGAATGGAGCTGTGATTTGAACCTGGATCTGACACCAGAGCCTGATCATGATGCCACTCCTCTCTCCCCCCAAGACTGAGAAGTGGCTGTCACCATCCACGCATCAGGGAGCTTGCATCTGGGCTGGGGCCATAGGGTCTGGTACCTTGAGTGGGGACAGAGGTGCTGCATTAGAGAGCCTCCATTtttagtggttaagagcacagattctggagcaagttggctttatttatttatttttaattgttttttctttttttaaagattttatttatttattcatgagagatacagagagagagagaggcagagggagaagcgggctccatgcagggagcgcgacacgggactcaatcccaggtctccaggatcgggccctggactgaaggcggcactaaactgctgagccacctgggctgcctgccagTTGGCTTTAGTTTGAAACAATTCCCTCCCTGTCCTGCCAGCTGTAGGTCCCTGTGTGGATTACTTAGCATCTGGgttcctccatttcctcatctgtaaaatgggagagatGATAGTACCTCCTGTATAGGGTTACTCTGAAGATTGTTAGCTAACTCCATGCAACACACTTAGCACAGTCactggcacatggtaaatgctcaataaattacTGCTGTTGCCATCATCTCTTCCTTGTGGCAGAGGCCATTAGCTGCACAGATCATATCTGGAGGCTGGAGAAAAGTCAACTGGGTGCACTGGGAGGAGTTGTCAGGCTAAGAGGAGATCAGAGGCATGGGGTGGTTGTGGTAGGGCTGTCACTGCCCTTTGTGGGCAAGTGCCTGCTGTCATAGGGAAGTCTGGTGCCCTTCCCTGGGAGCGCAGTAAGGTGGCTGGGTGGGGGCTGAGTGCTTGGCTCCCTAACGGGAGACCCGAGGACCCTGCCCCACCTGCAGACTGTCTAGCAGgttatgggggagggggtgtaAAGTGACACACCTCTCTTCTCAGTGCTGAGGGAGAGCAGTGACACTAACCACATCTTCCCTTTTCTATCCCCATAGGATTACACAATACGTGGCCTCCTGGGCAAAGCCACAGATGACTTCTGTGAGGATGGGCAGCTGGTGGAGAAGTCAACATATGGTGAGAGCCCACAGGAGCCTAGGGCAATGGGAGTAGCTATGATTGCCTTTGCATTTGCTCTCCCTTGATTCCTTACCCCTACACAGGCCACATAGCCCTCAGTGACTTTAACACACTAAGTTTGAGCTGGCTACTGGAGGGCTTTGGACATGTCACTCTGTCTTCCAGGTACAAATGCCCTGTGCTTCCCCTGTGCCTCCCTACCTAGCATAAATGTCACCTCAGGGAAGCTCCTCTCACCCACAGATGAATTACATGGACTCTCAGAACAGTAATCAACTAATgcttagtggtttttttttttaaattgtttgagagagagagagcgagtgagcaagcCACActgcatggggaggggcagaggcagagggggagaatttCAAGCCGACTcttgttgagcatggagcctgattcagggctcaatcccacaactccaagattgtgacctgaaccaaaatcaacaagccaatgctcaaccaactgagccacctaggcaccccatgaTTAGTGATTATTTAATATCTGTCTTCCCACCACACTGTCATGAGAGCAAGGACCATGTCATTCCACTCCTGTAGTTCCATGCAGTGCAGAGCCTGGGACATGGAAGTGCTTGTTGGTTGGGTAGAAAGATGGAaaggtggatgggtgggtgggtaagTGGGTGGATGTATAGTTGGATGGCttattcttcatttcttactCTATGTTCTAACACTTTCTATAATAtctattacattttcttatttgactGATGTTTTGGGGCACTGACCATGTTCCAGGCTCTTGGAGGGGGAGATACAATGAATCGGATGAGGTCCCTAATTTCAGTGAACTCAATCTAGCAGGGAGAGCAAACACACACCTCTGCATCTTCTGGAGAGGACTGTAAATGTGGCAGAGTAACACTATATATCTGTACATGTGGGTGTGTCGGCATACAAAACATGTCTAAAGACAGTTACCAAGTTGACACTTCTGGTAGGGAGGAAGCCAGAATTTGGAGGAGGGGCGATGCTTGTTAATGCTgatttaaatttccttctttcttccttttttttttttaaagatgtatttatttatttatttatttatttatttatttatttatttatttatttatttatttatttatttatatttcagcaagagtgcatgcacatgtgtgtaggaagaaggggcagagggagaagatattaaggaggctccacgctgagtgcagagcccaatggagggctgtgtcccatgaccctgaggtcatgacctgagctgaaatcaagagtcagatgctgtggcacctgtgtggctcagtggttgagcatctacctttgactcaagtcatgatcctggggtcctgggatcaagtcccgcatcgggcttcccccagggaacctgcttctccgtctgcctatgtctctacctctgtgtctcataaataataaaaccttaaaaaaataaaagtcagatgcttcacgcactgagctacccaggtgccccctaatcTAAATTTCTTAAAGAAGAGGAGTACTTACATAGATCCTCTTCCTCTGCTacttttccctgtgtgtgtgtatacgtgctctctctctctctcaaataaatataataaatctttaaaaaataaatttctaaaaaaaaaaaataataataaatttctagggcagccctggtggtgcagtggtttagcgccgcctgcagcccagagtggtCCTGGGGAgtctggatctagtcccacgtcgggctccctgcatggagcctgcttctccctctgcctgtgtctctgtctctctctctctctctctctctctgtgtctctatgaataaataaataaaatctttttaaaaaaaaatttcttggggatccctgggtggctcagtggtttagtgcctgcctttggcccagggtgtgatcctggagtcctaggatcaagttccacatcaggctgtctgcatggagcctgcttctctctctgcctgtgtctctgcctctctcagtgtctctcatgaataaataaataaaatctttaaaaaatatattaaaaaaatgggcagccccgatggtgcagcggtttagcaccgcctgcagcccggggtgtggtcctggaggcccgggatcgagtcccgcgtcgggcttcctgcagggagcccacttctccctctgcctatgtctctgcctctctctctgaataaataaatctttaaaaaaaaaaaaaagtttaagattcATATGTCAATTATGTAACTAAAAGATACTGTTAAAACCGAAGCAAATTAAATGCTAGGGAAGAGACCCAGGTGCAGATCGGCAGCAGCCAGTAGAAAGAAGTGATGTGCTCTaggagggcttcttggaggaggctACATTTGAACTGGGCTGTaaatgaggtggggggaggaagtgGTGGGTACATTTCAGGTAAGACAACAGCATGAataaagccagacaaaaaaaaaaaaaaaaaaaaagccagacagaaGGGATAAGAGGCCTAGGCCCTCCCAAGCTGGCAGCCCTTTGGTCATCACACCTGAGCCCAGAACTCTGGCCTTTAGAGCCAGAAGCTGGCGCCTGCCCAGATGGGCCACCGGATCAGCCTCCAGGCAGTTTGTATGCATCCCCAGGCTTAGCAGCTGCCTGCCCTAGTCACTCAGTGGGACCAGCAGGCAGAGCCACTCCCTATTCTTGCCATCTGTTTCTGCATTCAGATAGATGGTACTCTCCCTCCTAGGGTCTCtgacataaacaaacaaacaaattggGGCTCAAGGGACTTGGCTTAGAATATTGGagaagtcagggcacctgggtggcttagtggctgagcatctgccttcagctcagggcgtgatcctgggctcagggatcgagtcccactttgggttccctgaagggagcctgcttctttctctgcctatgtctctgtctctctctctctgtctctcatgaataaataaataaaataaaatctttttaaaatatatatattggataaGTCTTATGATGGCTTTGATTTCCAAGAGAAacttgttgggcagcccgggtggttcagcagtttagtgccgcctttggcccagggcgtgatcctggagacccgagatcgagtcccacgtcaggctccctgcatggagcctgcttctccctctgcctgtgtctctgcctccctctgtctgtctgtctctctctgtctctcatgggtaaataaataatcttaaaaaagaaaaagaaacttgttAACTTGGAGTCTGTGAGCCCCTTAATAATGTCCTCACAAAGTTAAGTTCAGGCATAACATTCTGAGAAGAGGTCCTGGCTTTTGTAAGATTCTCAAAGGACTCTCATCCCCCTAAATGGGAACTCTGGGACTCCTCTGACTTCCAAGGATAGAGCTGGGTTGAAGGAAGGGAATTTGCCAGTTTGTTGCGGCCCTTCCTCAGCAGGTGCTTGTGTGCTGACTGTCCCCTGGCTTTTCCAGACCATGTGACTAGAGAGAAGCTGGACCGAATCCTGGCCCTGATCCAGGGCTCCCATCAGAAGGCCCTGGTGATGTAAGTGGGGCCCAATCCACACTTTCCTGAAAGGGGCCCTTGGGGAGGTGCTGCAAGAGTAAGAAGTGCCTGCTGGGCTCCATGTAGGCTCTGCCCACCCTGGGGCAGATTCCATGGATCTTTTTAGAGCCTAAAAGCAGACATGAACCACTTCTACCTTTCATAGCCCACAGAAGTGTTTCTTTGTGCCAGACCAGCCGCTGGGGAGACCAGGGGGGAGCAAGAAGCCCCCGCTAGCGTCAGTGGGAGCATATGATTTAGTGGAGAGGAAAGTCAGGAACCCACATCCCAGGACATAGAGGCAGGGTGTAGCAGCAGGCAGTATGTGCGTGGAAGCTGGGGGAACTATGCAGAGGAGGGCAGAGCCTGCTTTGAGGGATTGGAGGGGACAGAGAAGAAGGGGGCTGGAGGAACAGGAAAGATGGAAGGCTCTTTATGAGTGGGTCAGGGCCAGGGGTAAACAGTAGGCCCAGCTCCCCATCCCACGCCAACCCCCTTCTGATCCCCAGGTACTCCAACCTGGACTTGCAGACCCAGGAGGCCTATGATATGGCTGTGAGAGGCTTAATCCGGCCCATGGATAAGTCCCCGATGCTGGTAACGGGCATCCGATGCCTCTACTTTGCACCTCCGGAATTCCTCATGGGTAAGTTGCCCCAGGAAGGTGGAGCAGTGCGGGGCTCCTGGGTTTGGGGAGTCACTGTGGAATGCCCTTGCAGAGGCCAGCGCGTGCTAGCCCTGACCTCTGCTGGGTAATGCACCAGGGGCCAGCTTCCTTCTCAGCCCTGGACTGGACTTGGCCCATCACATGGCACCCAGATCAAATGCTGTTCTGTTTGCTGCCAAGTCACCCTTTGAAGCTAGACCTCAGTGAGCAAGTTATACTTAACTGTTCATTTCCAGAGCCTCCAAGTGTTTCAAGTTGCAGTGGGCTGCAGTGGGCATCCTCACCACCCCAGTCCCACCCAGCTcagcccctccctcctttcttctctctttgtcttaGTTACTTGAGTATTGACCAGGACTCTCCCAATAATAAGCACCTTATGTACCTTGTATCTTAAATTCCTCACAacctcccattttacagctgagcaTAGCAGGTCTTAGACCCGGGCAACCTTCTGGGAGTTAACCTGCCCAGAAAGCAAACTCTGATTTTGCAGTTCTGGGTGGGGCCCAAAATTCTGCACGTATGATAAACTTTCAGGGTTGGCCCTTGGGCTACACTTTGAATAGCAAAGCCTAAGGTTATCACACAGCCAAGAGGTATCATGGGTGTGGATTTGGATCAGAAGATACCAGAGGTTGTGCTCCCAACCTTCAGATCTCTTGTGTGTCCCTGGCAGAGGTGCAGTGCATGCATGAGACACAGAAGCAGCTGAGAAGGCTGGTGCATGAGATCGGCCTGGAGCTGAAGACCACTGCTGTCTGCTCCCAAGTACGGCGTACACGTGATGGCTTTTTCACTCTGGACGATGCCCTCCTGAGGACCCAGTGGGACTTACACAGCATCCAGGATGCCATCCAGGCTGCTGCTCCCCGGGTGGCAGCGCAGCTGGAGAAGAGCTTGAGGCCAGGGCATCCAGCAGCTTCCATGTCCAGGCCGGCTCTGGGACTCCAGAGTGCCTAGCTCTGGCTCAGGGCTAGAGAGCTGTTCCGGGCATTGAAAGTCCAGGTGGCTGGCGGGGCAGTGAATGTATAAGATAAGAATTGTTGGCAAGCTGGAATTGATAACTGTGCAGAAAGCAAGAGTAGGGGAAACTTTTCTACATGTGACATAAAACTCTGAAGCTGTAAGAAAAAAGATCCAACAGATTTGACCCAATTGGGGTCAAAGGAAAAATTTCTTTATGGAGGAAAAGATGATAAACAAATGATAAGACAGGTAAAAATATGTATGATATGTTTAAGAATGAGtatccaagggcacctgggtggctcagtcagttaagtgtttgcctttggctcaggtcatgatctcagggttctgagattgagcctgcatggggctccctgctcagcggggaggggaaactgcttcttcctcttctcctccccctccccgctcATGTGTgcgctcactctcaaataaataaataaaatctttcttaaaaaaagaatgagaatctgtaatatataaagagctcttataaaacagtaagaaaattgggcaaatga
The Vulpes vulpes isolate BD-2025 chromosome 2, VulVul3, whole genome shotgun sequence genome window above contains:
- the TRUB2 gene encoding pseudouridylate synthase TRUB2, mitochondrial, with product MAALMVRTSFRVGPYGTSVQELLFRQPAPRALSMGSCGLARLQGLFAVYKPPGLKWKHLRDTVELQLLKGVNAGKPPAPEQRVRFLLGPVGSDEEKELTLTATSVPTLTNHPLVCGPAFTSLKVGVGHRLDAQASGVLVLGVGHGRRLLTSMYNAHLTKDYTIRGLLGKATDDFCEDGQLVEKSTYDHVTREKLDRILALIQGSHQKALVMYSNLDLQTQEAYDMAVRGLIRPMDKSPMLVTGIRCLYFAPPEFLMEVQCMHETQKQLRRLVHEIGLELKTTAVCSQVRRTRDGFFTLDDALLRTQWDLHSIQDAIQAAAPRVAAQLEKSLRPGHPAASMSRPALGLQSA